A region of Athene noctua chromosome 10, bAthNoc1.hap1.1, whole genome shotgun sequence DNA encodes the following proteins:
- the SNTN gene encoding sentan: MCGCRASVPGTKQYSISQPAPASTKKSPLATGGMPKPIPIAKQLASIKALGKGSELEKAFATAALVYNNSADPEGKLSKAETKSLLQTQFWGFIQGQENKPKYQEIISALDEESENKIDFEDFMILLVSLTLMSDLLQEIKNVTTTK; this comes from the exons ATGTGTGGCTGCAGAGCAAGCGTGCCCGGCACGAAGCAATACTCGATCAGTCAACCAGCTCCTGCTTCCACCAAAAAAAGCCCTTTGGCTACAGGAGGCATGCCCAAGCC CATACCTATAGCCAAGCAGCTGGCATCAATAAAAG ctctAGGAAAAGGCTCAGAACTTGAAAAAGCTTTTGCTACAGCAGCTTTGGTGTATAACAACTCTGCTGATCCTGAGGGCAAGCTTAGCAAAGCTGAAACCAAAAGCTTGCTGCAAACCCAGTTTTGGGGTTTCATACAG GgccaagaaaacaaaccaaaataccaggaaataatttctgcccTGGATGAGGAGTCAGAGAACAAAATTGATTTTGAAGATTTCATGATCTTGTTAGTCAGTCTCACTCTAATGTCTGACCTGCTGCAGGAGATCAAAAATGTGACAACCACAAAATGA